From a single Molothrus ater isolate BHLD 08-10-18 breed brown headed cowbird chromosome Z, BPBGC_Mater_1.1, whole genome shotgun sequence genomic region:
- the LIPG gene encoding endothelial lipase: MRRLFLLLCSAVSCCIAAAEAALPAAGDGSAERVPEQKARVKFGLRSSPDAGEDGCALAIGQRQCLEDCKFNVTAKTFFIIHGWTMSGMFETWLDSLVSALQEREKDANVVVVDWLPLAHQLYTDAVNNTQIVGKTIARLLDWLQENPLFKLENVHLIGYSLGAHVAGFAGNHVHGTIGRITGLDPAGPMFEGVDPSRRLSPDDANFVDVLHTYTRETLGVSIGIQMPVGHLDIYPNGGDFQPGCGLSDVLGAIAYGTIGEVVKCEHERSVHLFVDSLVNQDKQSFAFQCTDSSRFKKGICLSCRKNRCNGIGYNARRIRHKRNSKMYLKTRADMPFKVYHYQMKMHVFSYKGLGEVDPTFSVTLHGTNGDSEPLSLEMLDLIGLNATNTFLVYTEEDMGELLKIKLTWEGTSQSWYDLWKELRSYWYRPVNSSQELHIRRIRVKSGETQQRFAFCVEDSQLTSISPGKELWFVKCTEEWQKRSVSNLL; encoded by the exons ATGAGGaggctcttcctgctgctgtgcagcgCCGTGTCCTGCTGCATCGCGGCCGCGGAggcggcgctgcccgcggcGGGAG ATGGCAGCGCGGAGCGGGTGCCGGAGCAGAAGGCGCGGGTGAAGTTCGGTCTCCGCTCCTCGCCGGACGCCGGTGAGGATGGCTGTGCGCTCGCCATCGGCCAGCGGCAGTGCTTGGAGGACTGCAAGTTCAACGTGACAGCTAAAACCTTCTTCATCATTCACGGCTGGACG ATGAGTGGCATGTTCGAAACCTGGCTTGACAGCTTGGTGTCCGctctgcaggagagggagaaggatgCCAACGTGGTCGTGGTGGACTGGCTCCCTCTTGCCCACCAGCTCTACACCGATGCCGTGAACAACACGCAGATTGTTGGAAAAACCATAGCGAGGTTGCTTGACTGGTTACAG gAGAACCCCCTCTTCAAGCTCGAGAATGTCCACCTGATTGGGTACAGCCTGGGTGCCCACGTCGCTGGCTTTGCTGGCAACCACGTCCATGGCACTATAGGCAGAATTACAG GATTGGATCCTGCTGGCCCCATGTTTGAAGGAGTGGACCCCAGCAGGCGCCTCTCCCCCGATGATGCCAACTTTGTGGATGTCCTTCACACCTACACCAGGGAAACACTGGGTGTTAGCATTGGGATCCAGATGCCTGTGGGCCACCTTGATATCTACCCCAACGGGGGAGacttccagcctggctgtggcctAAGTGATGTCTTGGGAGCCATTGCCTATGGGA CAATTGGTGAAGTTGTCAAATGCGAGCACGAGCGGTCTGTGCACCTCTTTGTGGACTCCCTGGTGAACCAGGACAAGCAGAGCTTCGCGTTCCAGTGCACCGACTCCAGTCGCTTCAAGAAGGGCATCTGCCTGAGCTGCCGCAAGAACCGCTGCAACGGCATCGGCTACAACGCGCGCCGCATCCGGCACAAGAGGAACAGCAAGATGTACCTGAAAACCAGGGCTGACATGCCCTTCAAAG TCTACCACTACCAGATGAAAATGCACGTCTTCAGCTATAAGGGCTTGGGAGAGGTTGACCCCACCTTCTCTGTCACCCTCCATGGCACCAATGGAGACTCTGAGCCCCTCTCTTTAGAAAT GCTTGATCTAATTGGCCTAAACGCTACCAACACCTTCCTGGTCTATACTGAGGAGGACATGGGtgaacttctgaaaataaagctCACCTGGGAGGGGACGTCTCAGTCGTGGTATGATCTGTGGAAAGAGCTGAGGAGCTACTGGTACAGGCCTGTGAATTCCTCCCAGGAGCTCCACATCAGACGAATACGTGTGAAATCTGGGGAAACACAACAGAG GTTTGCCTTCTGTGTGGAGGACTCACAGTTAACCAGTATATCTCCTGGCAAAGAGCTCTGGTTTGTGAAGTGCACAGAGGAATGGCAGAAAAG GTCTGTCTCAAATCTGCTCTGA